In the genome of Gammaproteobacteria bacterium, one region contains:
- a CDS encoding valine--pyruvate transaminase codes for MNLSDFGERFRGYSGITHLMDDLAEGLAQPGTIMLGGGNPAAIPEVMSVFESAIDKLNKSGKLLGALANYDGPQGKTLFLESLSEFFRHQYGWEITRNNIALTHGSQSSFYILFNSFAGKSGASQKRVLIPLVPEYIGYCDVGVEEGLITSQEARILHLEDGFFKYQVDFDNLQVDESVGLICVSRPTNPSGNVLTDDECRQLDHIAVKQDVPLLIDNAYGTPFPNIIFNQANPFWNENCIVCMSLSKLGLPGSRTGIVIANEGVIRFFSNMTAITSLAPAGLGAEIVNQLITDNALLPLCDDLIRPFYKRRCEQAVRLLREAISSPGLHIHKPEGSIFLWLWFDGLKITTSELYQRLKQKGLLVVPGKYFFPGQANVSDHAESCVRMSYAQSEQDLTRGIEILARELNACW; via the coding sequence ATGAATCTTTCAGATTTTGGCGAACGATTCCGCGGTTACTCCGGGATTACCCATTTAATGGATGATCTTGCAGAGGGCCTGGCCCAACCGGGGACGATTATGCTCGGTGGCGGCAATCCAGCCGCAATACCTGAAGTCATGTCGGTTTTCGAATCCGCAATCGATAAGTTAAATAAGTCGGGCAAGCTGCTAGGCGCACTTGCCAACTACGATGGTCCACAGGGTAAAACTCTTTTTCTGGAGTCGCTGTCCGAGTTTTTCCGTCACCAATACGGCTGGGAGATTACGCGCAATAACATAGCGCTGACGCATGGCAGTCAGAGCTCTTTTTATATTCTCTTCAACTCGTTCGCTGGCAAGTCCGGAGCAAGCCAGAAACGCGTGTTAATACCGCTGGTGCCCGAGTATATTGGCTATTGTGACGTCGGCGTAGAAGAGGGCCTGATAACCAGCCAGGAGGCCAGGATTCTGCATCTGGAAGATGGCTTTTTCAAGTACCAGGTTGACTTCGACAATTTGCAGGTTGACGAGAGCGTGGGCCTGATCTGTGTCTCGCGGCCGACTAACCCCAGCGGTAATGTATTAACCGACGACGAATGCCGGCAGCTAGATCACATCGCCGTTAAACAGGATGTTCCGTTGCTGATCGACAACGCCTACGGCACGCCGTTTCCAAATATTATTTTCAACCAGGCTAACCCGTTCTGGAATGAAAACTGTATCGTTTGCATGAGCCTGTCCAAGCTCGGGCTTCCCGGCAGCCGAACCGGGATCGTGATCGCCAACGAGGGCGTGATCCGTTTTTTCTCAAATATGACGGCAATTACCAGTCTCGCACCCGCCGGGCTGGGTGCCGAGATCGTCAATCAGCTGATCACCGATAATGCCCTGTTGCCGCTCTGTGACGACCTGATCCGGCCGTTTTATAAACGACGCTGCGAGCAGGCAGTGCGTTTATTGCGCGAGGCGATCTCCAGTCCCGGTTTGCATATTCATAAGCCTGAAGGATCCATATTTTTATGGCTTTGGTTTGATGGGCTGAAGATAACGACCAGTGAACTTTACCAGCGACTGAAGCAAAAAGGTTTACTCGTTGTCCCGGGAAAATATTTCTTCCCCGGGCAGGCCAACGTATCCGACCATGCCGAAAGCTGTGTGCGCATGAGCTATGCCCAGAGTGAACAGGATTTGACCAGGGGCATCGAAATTCTGGCCCGGGAGTTAAACGCCTGCTGGTAA
- a CDS encoding FHA domain-containing protein gives MVAKLITTSSTGEKTEYELVNETTTIGRKPGNDIQIDNLSVSGRHAQVITILEDSFLEDLGSTNGTYVNGKLVKKHALENGDNITLGKYQITYQNASGSGEQDFEQTMIIRPGEAGMPEEAGGKEIDKSVQKISAAIASEAAATAASPMANREACLQLLSGANAGKELILTKALTTIGQPGVQVAAITRRPQGFFLIHVDGGPNNSVPKVGGSPIGSNAHELKSHDIIEVAGVKMEFYLK, from the coding sequence ATGGTCGCAAAACTGATCACGACTTCAAGCACGGGCGAAAAAACCGAGTACGAATTGGTCAATGAAACTACAACGATTGGCCGCAAGCCTGGGAATGATATTCAGATCGATAACCTGTCGGTCAGTGGCAGGCATGCCCAGGTCATTACCATACTCGAAGATTCGTTTCTGGAAGACCTCGGCAGTACCAACGGAACCTATGTCAATGGCAAGTTGGTAAAAAAGCACGCCCTCGAAAACGGGGACAATATTACGCTGGGTAAGTACCAGATAACCTATCAGAACGCCTCGGGCAGCGGCGAACAGGATTTTGAACAAACCATGATTATTCGTCCCGGCGAAGCGGGTATGCCCGAGGAAGCCGGTGGCAAGGAAATCGATAAATCGGTGCAGAAAATATCTGCCGCGATTGCCTCCGAGGCTGCAGCGACCGCAGCTTCACCGATGGCAAACAGGGAAGCCTGCCTGCAACTCCTAAGTGGCGCCAATGCGGGTAAGGAATTGATACTCACCAAGGCGTTAACCACAATCGGCCAGCCTGGTGTTCAGGTAGCCGCAATTACCCGACGTCCTCAGGGTTTCTTTTTAATTCATGTTGACGGTGGTCCCAATAACAGCGTACCCAAAGTCGGTGGTTCACCTATCGGGTCCAATGCCCACGAGCTTAAAAGCCACGATATTATCGAAGTCGCCGGCGTGAAAATGGAATTTTACCTGAAGTAA
- a CDS encoding acyl-CoA thioesterase, whose amino-acid sequence MNSPETVQYNHELNFEVRDYECDMQGVVNNGVYQNYLEHARHEFLRSRGINFAELTVAGVNLVVVRAELDYKNSLVSNDHFVVRSSIRRVSRVRFEFRQDIFRLPDETLMLAAIVTGTSLNQRGRPFVPDLLEELFDAG is encoded by the coding sequence ATGAACTCGCCCGAAACTGTTCAATACAACCACGAATTAAATTTCGAGGTCCGCGACTACGAATGCGACATGCAGGGCGTGGTCAATAATGGCGTCTATCAGAATTACCTGGAGCACGCGCGCCATGAATTTCTGCGAAGCCGCGGTATTAATTTTGCCGAGCTGACAGTCGCTGGCGTCAACCTGGTGGTCGTCAGGGCGGAACTGGATTATAAAAACTCGCTCGTCAGTAATGACCATTTCGTCGTGCGTAGTTCGATTCGGCGAGTGTCGCGGGTACGCTTTGAGTTCCGGCAGGATATTTTTCGTCTTCCCGACGAGACGCTCATGCTGGCCGCTATCGTTACCGGAACATCACTAAACCAGAGGGGACGCCCCTTTGTTCCCGATCTGCTGGAAGAGCTGTTCGACGCCGGATAA
- a CDS encoding adenylate/guanylate cyclase domain-containing protein, with protein MQLQRIIRLVLNALILCVLLIDTSGLYKYPFIEQLENWTYDARLNFTRPDTIDDRVVIVDIDENSLARVGRWPWGRDQLSTIVENLFGLYQADTVGFDIVFAEKDQSSGLEQFEQLARTTLKNNSEYLNELERIRPDLMLDDIFAQSLIGKNVVLGYYFKAKLQEGESGITGLLPPALTKMDAQWSERLPINEAAGYGGNLGILQASAKSGGYFDNPFVDADGVFRRVPLIQTYDGDLFASLALATTQAHLAASDIDLVVETGGTQGDSEYYALESLIVSNFRIPVDASGSVFVPYRGPQGSFPYIPAYKILNGEADKAQLEGKIVMVGTSAPGLLDLRSTPVQNIYPGVEVHANIISGILDNRIKHKPAWTVGYEFVLLVVIALSMALLLPLVSPLLAAAGALGLAGLVTTGTLVAWNSNLILPLASPLLLIVLIFMFHMTYGFFIESRGKRQLANLFGHYIPPELVDEMSKSPEQYSLEGENREMTVLFSDVRGFTSISEGMDPKQLTQLMNALLTPMTRVIHKNRGTIDKYMGDAIMSFWGAPLADPEHARHALYAAMEMMDELKIMQADFKQHGWPDVNIGIGLNTGNMNVGNMGSEFRMAYTVLGDAVNLGSRLEGLTKNYGTNIIVSETTKNEIPDYVFRELDLVRVKGKNEPVAIFEPIGHRNDLEESVVSELNAYKQALRHFRAQSWDKAEADFLNLRQVSPERLLYQVYLDRIKFYRREPPGSDWDGVFTHTSK; from the coding sequence ATGCAACTCCAGCGCATTATACGATTAGTGCTTAACGCACTAATTTTGTGCGTATTGCTAATTGACACTTCCGGGCTCTATAAGTACCCATTCATCGAACAGCTGGAGAACTGGACCTACGATGCGCGACTCAATTTCACCCGTCCTGACACGATTGACGACCGTGTCGTCATCGTCGATATCGATGAAAACTCGTTAGCCAGGGTCGGTCGCTGGCCCTGGGGCCGTGACCAGTTGTCTACCATCGTCGAAAACCTGTTTGGGCTTTACCAGGCCGATACTGTCGGCTTTGACATCGTGTTTGCCGAGAAAGACCAGAGCTCGGGACTGGAACAATTTGAACAACTGGCTCGCACCACCCTGAAGAATAATTCCGAATACCTCAACGAACTGGAAAGGATTCGTCCTGACCTGATGCTTGACGATATTTTTGCCCAAAGCCTTATCGGCAAAAACGTTGTTCTGGGGTATTACTTTAAGGCTAAATTGCAGGAAGGTGAATCTGGCATCACCGGATTACTGCCACCCGCGTTGACAAAAATGGATGCTCAATGGAGCGAACGCCTGCCCATCAATGAGGCAGCCGGTTACGGTGGCAATCTTGGAATACTGCAGGCCTCGGCTAAATCCGGGGGATATTTCGATAATCCTTTTGTCGATGCCGATGGCGTTTTTCGTCGCGTACCGTTGATACAGACTTATGACGGGGACCTGTTTGCGTCTCTCGCCCTGGCCACGACCCAGGCGCATCTTGCTGCCAGCGATATCGATTTGGTGGTAGAGACCGGTGGAACGCAGGGTGATAGCGAATACTACGCCCTCGAATCCCTCATCGTGAGCAATTTTCGAATACCCGTAGATGCCAGCGGCTCGGTGTTCGTGCCTTATCGTGGTCCGCAAGGCAGTTTTCCCTATATACCCGCATATAAAATACTCAACGGGGAAGCGGACAAGGCCCAATTAGAGGGCAAAATTGTGATGGTTGGCACCTCGGCACCCGGCCTTCTCGATTTGCGCTCCACTCCGGTTCAGAATATCTACCCTGGTGTGGAAGTCCACGCCAACATTATATCCGGCATCCTCGACAACCGGATCAAGCATAAACCGGCCTGGACCGTGGGTTACGAATTTGTGCTCCTGGTCGTTATCGCGCTGAGCATGGCATTGCTACTGCCCCTGGTTTCCCCACTGCTTGCTGCCGCTGGCGCGCTGGGTCTGGCCGGACTGGTAACGACGGGCACTTTAGTTGCCTGGAACAGCAATCTGATCCTGCCCCTGGCCAGCCCCCTGTTGCTGATCGTACTGATATTCATGTTCCACATGACCTATGGTTTCTTCATCGAATCCCGCGGCAAACGCCAGTTAGCCAACCTGTTCGGTCACTATATCCCGCCCGAACTGGTTGACGAGATGAGCAAATCTCCGGAACAGTATTCGCTGGAAGGTGAAAACCGGGAAATGACGGTCCTGTTCTCTGACGTGCGCGGTTTCACATCGATTTCGGAGGGCATGGATCCAAAGCAATTGACACAGCTGATGAACGCGTTGCTGACGCCCATGACTCGCGTCATTCACAAGAACCGGGGCACCATTGACAAGTACATGGGCGATGCAATTATGTCATTCTGGGGTGCGCCACTCGCCGACCCGGAACATGCCCGGCACGCACTCTACGCTGCCATGGAAATGATGGACGAGCTAAAGATAATGCAGGCGGATTTCAAGCAACACGGCTGGCCCGATGTCAATATCGGCATCGGCTTGAACACCGGGAATATGAATGTCGGCAATATGGGGTCCGAGTTTCGCATGGCCTACACAGTGCTCGGTGACGCGGTAAATCTTGGATCCCGACTCGAAGGCTTAACCAAGAACTACGGCACCAACATTATCGTCAGCGAAACTACCAAGAACGAAATCCCCGATTATGTATTTCGCGAACTCGATCTGGTCCGGGTTAAAGGCAAGAATGAACCGGTCGCTATTTTCGAGCCAATCGGCCACCGCAATGATCTGGAAGAATCGGTCGTCTCCGAACTCAACGCCTACAAGCAGGCGTTACGGCACTTCCGCGCCCAGTCCTGGGATAAGGCAGAAGCGGACTTCCTCAACCTCAGGCAGGTGAGTCCCGAGCGATTGCTCTACCAGGTTTATCTTGATCGAATCAAATTCTACCGCCGTGAGCCACCCGGGAGCGACTGGGATGGCGTATTTACACACACCTCCAAGTAA